A region of Mesorhizobium sp. M3A.F.Ca.ET.080.04.2.1 DNA encodes the following proteins:
- a CDS encoding RidA family protein, giving the protein MSLELINPDDLPVPEMYTQVVVATGSRLVFVSGQQPEDINGKLVGHGDFAAQARLAFGNLGRALKAAGARPEQVCKITIYIVDYDRDEHVPIIEDAQISLFGDHKPANVVVGVAIMSPGYLIEVDAIAVI; this is encoded by the coding sequence ATGTCGCTCGAACTCATCAACCCCGATGATCTGCCGGTTCCGGAGATGTACACGCAGGTGGTCGTCGCGACGGGATCCAGGCTAGTCTTCGTCTCAGGCCAGCAGCCCGAAGACATAAACGGCAAGCTCGTTGGACATGGTGATTTTGCGGCGCAAGCGCGGCTGGCATTCGGCAATCTCGGCCGAGCGCTCAAGGCGGCAGGCGCGCGGCCTGAGCAGGTTTGCAAGATCACGATCTACATTGTCGATTATGATCGTGATGAACATGTCCCGATCATCGAAGACGCGCAGATTTCGCTGTTTGGAGATCACAAACCGGCGAATGTGGTGGTTGGGGTGGCAATAATGTCCCCAGGCTACCTGATCGAGGTCGACGCGATAGCGGTCATTTGA
- a CDS encoding DUF3303 family protein: MLFFVIEDFRGCDRKEIYRRFRDKGRLKPDELVVHHSWIAADMSRCFLLVEADDATILQRWAIEWNDLVEFEIVPVATNKDMVAALAGHL, from the coding sequence ATGCTGTTTTTCGTCATCGAGGACTTTCGCGGCTGCGACCGCAAGGAGATCTATCGCCGCTTCCGCGACAAGGGCCGCCTGAAGCCGGACGAGCTTGTCGTCCACCACAGCTGGATCGCGGCCGACATGAGCCGCTGTTTCCTGCTGGTCGAGGCCGATGACGCCACGATTCTACAGCGCTGGGCCATCGAGTGGAACGATTTGGTCGAGTTCGAGATCGTCCCGGTGGCGACCAACAAGGACATGGTGGCGGCGCTGGCCGGGCATCTCTGA